In Methanosarcina siciliae T4/M, one genomic interval encodes:
- a CDS encoding leucine-rich repeat protein, with protein sequence MLNGSVDLNSINYVRIVDIPGSGDFKDSQGNPIYDAWVTWGSGGLDLEAVGVINIGVVSAPVANFTADVTSGIAPLTVQFYDESTGVIILDYAWDFDNDGIVDSTLQNPSFTYEAAGTYNVSLTVSNTGGSSTETKADYIVSVLPDSPVADFSVDVTSGPAPLTVQFTDLTTNGPISWAWDFESDGIIDSYEQNPSWTYNAAGNYTVTMTAANLVASDTVTRVNLTSVENLPPMADFSADPVATLIGCSVQFTDLSTNSPTSWQWDFDNDGTIDSTMQNPSYTYTTAGTYTVNLTVSNPAGSGDEVKSDYITVKEQASPASDFTYTSDGSSITITKYIGSDDIVLIPAEIEGLPVTTIGTSAFYGCSALTTVTIPDSVTTIGTSAFQVCSALTTVSIPDSITTIGTSAFQDCSALTTVTIGSGVTTIGTSAFQDCSALTTVTIGSGVTTIGTSAFQDCSALTTVTIPDSVTTIGDSAFCGCSGLTIVTIGSGVASIGGVTSSSSFVFSDCSALISIDVDADNSVYTSIDGILYSKDATTLIRCPLGKTGSISVPDCVTTIERVAFYGCTGLTSVTIPDSVTSIGTYAFTACSALTAIDVDTDNSVYASIDGILYNKDITTLILCPSGKTGSVSIPDSVTSIDVSAFSGCTGLTSVTIPDGVTSIGTYAFYGCSGLATVTIPDSVTSIDASAFRGCTALASVTIGNNVTSIGYYAFRDCSGLTTVTIPDSVTSIPSYAFSGCSGLTAVTIGSGVTSIGENAFSGCSALAAIDVDTDNSVYASIDGILYNKAITTLIQCPSGQTGSVTIPDSVTSIGRLAFLDCSAPIVMVFEGNAPTVATYWNYNCPNIAVYYYEGATGFTTPLWNGVPCYPALVAATGNFSSNIVYGSAPLTVEFTYTGVGANTFAWDFDNNGTVDSTMKNPSYTYDVPGTYSVRLNVSNPWGSNSEVKTDYITIVEPVDNFTYISDGTSVTITGYIGSGGDIVIPSTIKGMPVTTIGASAFKSNTNITSATIPDSVTSISDYAFLSCSGLTTVTIGSGVTTIGDSAFYGCTSLTSVTIGNNVTTIGTYAFRGCTALTSVTIPDSVTTIGTYAFYGCTYLTSVTIGNNVTSVGSSAFQDCSALTSVTIPNSVTSIGSSMFRDCTALTSVMFTGNAPDSVSSSWASGCPDLVVYYYEGATGFTTPMWNGVACYPLAVAPVADFEADVTSGIGPLIVNFTDLSTRSPDTWEWDFDNDGTVDSTEQNPSYTYVSAGTYTVNLTVANANGTDSELKTDYIEVSEYSGSTFTLSFDPESSSVAENESTEVNIVASNFPAGFSGYNLTIAFDDPAVAEIIYIEYPSWALITENSSLPGTSIYLKAVDGEDAVQAGEADVVLATLTISGKEAGYANLSVGVSRLDDDSGETIEPSLLTGKIEVTLLSPLPDQEYAPKDLDGDGLYEDLTGNGEFSFVDIVAYFHNMDWIEENMPVEYFDFNANGRIDFDDVVDMFAMI encoded by the coding sequence GTGCTGAATGGGAGTGTGGACCTTAACTCCATCAACTACGTCCGCATTGTGGATATCCCGGGCAGCGGGGACTTCAAGGACTCCCAGGGCAACCCCATCTATGATGCCTGGGTGACCTGGGGTTCAGGCGGATTAGACCTGGAGGCGGTTGGCGTCATCAACATTGGTGTGGTTAGTGCACCAGTGGCTAACTTCACCGCCGATGTGACCTCCGGGATCGCACCGCTTACGGTACAGTTCTATGATGAGAGCACTGGTGTAATAATACTTGACTATGCCTGGGATTTCGATAACGATGGGATTGTGGACTCAACTTTACAGAACCCCTCGTTCACCTACGAGGCTGCCGGCACATACAACGTCTCATTGACGGTATCCAACACCGGCGGATCGAGCACCGAAACCAAGGCCGATTACATCGTCTCCGTCCTGCCGGACTCACCGGTAGCCGATTTCTCCGTTGATGTGACCAGCGGCCCCGCTCCGCTGACCGTGCAGTTCACTGACCTTACCACCAACGGACCGATCAGCTGGGCCTGGGACTTCGAGTCCGATGGCATAATCGACTCGTACGAGCAGAATCCCTCCTGGACATATAATGCCGCTGGTAACTATACAGTGACTATGACTGCCGCTAACCTGGTGGCTTCGGATACTGTCACCAGGGTCAATCTGACCTCAGTGGAAAATTTGCCTCCGATGGCTGATTTCTCAGCTGATCCGGTGGCCACTTTAATAGGATGCAGCGTGCAGTTCACTGACCTGTCTACGAACTCTCCGACCTCCTGGCAGTGGGACTTCGACAATGACGGTACAATTGACAGTACGATGCAGAATCCGAGCTACACATATACGACCGCGGGAACATACACCGTTAATCTGACGGTGAGCAACCCTGCAGGAAGCGGTGACGAAGTTAAGAGCGACTACATCACCGTGAAAGAGCAGGCCTCTCCTGCCAGTGATTTTACCTATACCAGTGACGGCAGCTCTATCACCATCACTAAATACATAGGGTCGGATGATATTGTCCTCATACCCGCGGAGATCGAGGGACTGCCTGTTACTACTATCGGCACCAGCGCGTTTTACGGCTGCTCTGCCCTGACAACTGTAACCATCCCGGACAGCGTCACAACCATCGGCACCAGTGCGTTCCAGGTTTGCTCCGCTCTGACAACGGTGAGCATCCCGGACAGCATCACAACCATCGGCACCAGCGCGTTCCAGGATTGCTCCGCTCTGACCACAGTGACAATCGGTAGCGGCGTCACTACCATCGGCACCAGCGCGTTCCAGGATTGCTCCGCTCTGACCACAGTGACAATCGGTAGCGGCGTCACTACCATCGGCACCAGCGCGTTCCAGGATTGCTCCGCTCTGACAACTGTAACCATCCCGGACAGCGTCACCACCATCGGCGACAGCGCGTTCTGCGGCTGCTCCGGACTGACAATAGTTACCATCGGCAGCGGGGTTGCGAGCATCGGCGGGGTTACGAGCAGCAGCAGTTTTGTGTTCTCTGATTGCTCTGCTCTGATTTCTATCGATGTTGATGCCGATAACAGTGTGTACACTAGCATCGACGGAATCTTGTACAGCAAAGACGCCACAACTTTAATACGATGTCCGTTAGGAAAGACCGGTTCCATATCCGTGCCGGACTGCGTCACCACAATCGAAAGGGTTGCGTTCTATGGTTGCACCGGTCTTACCTCTGTGACTATTCCGGACAGTGTCACCAGCATCGGCACCTATGCGTTCACTGCTTGCTCTGCTCTGACTGCAATCGATGTCGATACCGATAACAGTGTGTACGCCAGCATCGACGGAATCCTGTACAACAAGGACATCACAACTTTGATACTATGTCCGTCAGGAAAAACCGGTTCTGTATCCATCCCGGACAGCGTCACCAGCATTGATGTCTCTGCGTTCTCTGGCTGCACCGGTCTTACCTCTGTGACCATTCCGGACGGTGTCACCAGCATCGGCACCTATGCGTTCTACGGCTGCTCCGGACTGGCAACTGTAACCATCCCGGACAGCGTCACCAGCATTGATGCCAGTGCGTTCCGTGGCTGCACCGCCCTTGCCTCTGTGACCATCGGAAACAATGTAACCAGCATCGGCTACTATGCGTTCCGCGACTGCTCTGGACTGACAACAGTGACCATCCCGGACAGCGTCACCAGCATCCCAAGCTATGCGTTCAGTGGCTGCTCTGGACTGACAGCAGTAACCATCGGCAGCGGAGTCACCAGCATAGGTGAGAATGCGTTCTCTGGTTGCTCTGCTCTGGCCGCAATCGATGTCGATACCGATAACAGTGTGTACGCCAGCATCGATGGTATCCTGTACAACAAGGCCATCACAACGCTGATACAATGTCCCTCTGGACAGACAGGTTCTGTAACCATACCGGACAGCGTCACCAGTATCGGGAGACTTGCGTTCCTCGACTGCAGTGCCCCGATTGTCATGGTGTTCGAGGGCAACGCGCCGACGGTAGCCACGTACTGGAATTATAATTGCCCTAATATAGCAGTCTACTACTACGAAGGGGCTACCGGCTTCACAACCCCGCTGTGGAATGGTGTTCCGTGCTACCCTGCTCTCGTCGCCGCGACCGGCAATTTCAGCTCGAACATCGTCTATGGCAGCGCACCGCTCACGGTAGAGTTCACCTATACGGGTGTGGGAGCGAACACGTTCGCCTGGGACTTCGACAATAACGGTACGGTGGACAGCACGATGAAGAACCCCAGTTACACCTACGATGTGCCGGGTACATATTCGGTCAGGCTGAATGTCAGCAACCCCTGGGGCAGCAACAGTGAGGTCAAGACCGACTACATCACCATAGTCGAACCGGTCGATAACTTTACCTATATCTCCGACGGCACCTCGGTGACCATAACCGGTTACATTGGTTCGGGCGGTGATATCGTCATACCGAGCACGATCAAGGGCATGCCTGTCACCACCATCGGCGCCAGTGCGTTTAAGAGCAATACCAACATCACCTCGGCGACCATCCCGGACAGCGTTACCAGCATAAGTGACTACGCGTTTCTAAGTTGCTCCGGACTGACAACAGTGACTATCGGCAGCGGAGTCACCACCATCGGCGACAGCGCGTTCTACGGCTGCACCTCCCTGACTTCTGTGACCATCGGAAACAATGTCACCACCATCGGCACCTATGCGTTCCGCGGCTGCACCGCCCTTACTTCGGTGACCATCCCGGACAGCGTCACCACCATCGGCACCTATGCGTTCTATGGCTGCACCTATCTTACCTCGGTGACCATCGGAAACAATGTCACCAGCGTCGGCAGTAGTGCGTTTCAGGACTGCAGCGCTCTGACATCGGTAACCATCCCGAACAGTGTCACCAGCATCGGCAGCAGTATGTTCCGCGACTGCACCGCCCTTACCTCTGTGATGTTCACGGGCAATGCTCCTGATTCTGTGAGCAGCAGCTGGGCGTCTGGATGTCCCGACCTGGTGGTGTACTACTACGAAGGTGCCACCGGCTTCACCACACCGATGTGGAACGGCGTCGCCTGTTACCCGCTGGCAGTGGCACCGGTGGCGGACTTCGAAGCCGACGTGACATCAGGAATCGGACCTCTGATTGTGAATTTCACCGACCTGTCCACCAGATCTCCGGATACCTGGGAATGGGACTTTGATAACGACGGAACTGTGGATTCTACTGAGCAGAACCCCTCGTATACATATGTTTCAGCCGGCACTTACACTGTCAACCTTACGGTTGCGAATGCAAACGGTACCGATTCCGAGCTAAAGACTGATTACATCGAAGTTTCTGAGTATTCGGGGTCAACGTTTACTCTCTCTTTCGACCCTGAAAGTTCCTCAGTTGCAGAAAACGAATCTACTGAAGTAAATATCGTTGCCAGTAATTTCCCTGCAGGGTTCTCAGGCTACAACCTGACCATTGCTTTTGACGACCCGGCTGTTGCCGAGATAATCTACATCGAGTATCCCTCATGGGCTCTGATTACTGAAAACTCTTCCCTGCCCGGGACTTCTATCTACCTGAAGGCTGTTGACGGAGAAGATGCCGTACAGGCAGGAGAGGCAGATGTTGTGCTTGCAACTCTCACGATTTCGGGAAAAGAAGCAGGATATGCTAACCTTTCTGTAGGAGTTTCCCGTCTGGATGACGATTCAGGAGAAACTATAGAACCATCCCTTTTAACAGGGAAAATCGAAGTGACTCTTCTGTCGCCCCTGCCTGATCAGGAATATGCTCCTAAGGACCTTGACGGGGACGGGCTTTATGAAGACCTCACCGGAAACGGGGAGTTCAGTTTCGTGGATATAGTGGCTTACTTCCACAACATGGACTGGATAGAGGAAAACATGCCAGTGGAGTATTTCGACTTCAACGCAAACGGAAGGATAGACTTTGATGATGTAGTGGATATGTTTGCAATGATATAA
- a CDS encoding leucine-rich repeat protein: MLNGSVDLNSINYVRIVDIPGSGDFKDSQGNPIYDGWVTWGSGGLDLEAVGVINIGVVSAPEANFTADVTSGTAPLTVQFNDESTGVILDYAWDFDNDGIVDSTSQNPLFTYEAAGTYTVNLTVSNTGGSSTETRADYIVSVLPDSPVADFSVDVTSGYAPLTVQFTDLTTNRPVSWAWDFESDGIIDSYEQNPSWTYNAAGNYTVTLTAANLAASDTVTRVNLTSVENLPPMADFSADTVATLIGCSVQFTDLSTNSPTSWQWDFNNDGTIDSTMQNPSYTYTTAGTYTVNLTVSNPAGSGDEVKSDYIIVNEQASPASDFTYTSDGSSITITKYIGAGGIVLIPAEIEGLPVTTIGTSAFRSCSALTTVTIPDSVTTIGASAFQGCSALTTVSIPDSVTTIGDYAFMSCSALTTVNIPNSVISIGKYAFSSCSALTTLAIGSGVTAISDGAFYNCPSVTTVTIGSGVTNIGASAFQGCSALTTMSIPDGVINIGTSAFRSCSALTTVTIPDSVTSIGSSAFCGCSGLTIVTIGGGVTSIGGVTSSSSFAFSDCSALAAIDVDADNSVYTSIDGVLYSKDVTTLIRCPSGKTGSVSIPNSVTSIGSYVFPDCSGLTTVTIGSGVTNIDNSAFSGCSALTAINVDADNSVYASIDGVLYNKDITTLIQCPSGKTGSVTIPDSVTSIGDNAFYGCTALNSVTIPDSVTEIGTSAFQGCISITSVNIGNNVTSIGNYAFCDCIALTSVTIGNNVISIGSYSFKGCAALTSVTIPDSVTEIGTSAFQGCISITSVNIGSGVTSIGNSAFRQCSALTTVTIPDSVTTILGYAFQDCFRLTTVTIGSGVTSIDNSAFSGCSALTAINVDTDNSVYASIDGVLYNKDITTLIQCPSGKTGSVTIPDSVTTIGDSAFYGCTALTSVTIPGSVTTIGNSVFRGCTALTSVTIPDSITSITSYAFYGCTNLTSVTIPNSVTTIGDYAFRDCTALTSATIGNGVTSLGRYVFRECTALTSVVFMGNAPTVYSNWVYGCTNPVVYYYEGATGFTTPTWNGVACYPLTAAPVADFEADVTSGIGPLIVNFTDQSTGSPTAWAWDFDNDGNVDSTEQNPSYTYTSTGTYTVNLTVANANGTDSEVKTDYITVSEPSTPAEPVAAFTADVIAGTAPLTVNFTDQSSGTPTAWAWDFDNDGNVDSSEQNPSYTYNAAGNYTVNLTVENAVGMDFELKTDYIEVSEASGSTVTLYFDPESSSVSENESTEINLVASNFPEGLSGYNLTIAIDDPAVAEIVDIEYPSWALITENSTLPGTSIYMKTVDLEDAVQEGAADVVLATLTVSGKEKGSANLSIGVKRLEEDSGETIEPEFLTGKIKVTLLSPLPDQEYAPKDLNGDGLYEDLTGNGEFSFVDIVAYFHNMDWIEENMPVEYFDFNGNGRIDFDDVVDMFAMI, translated from the coding sequence GTGCTGAATGGGAGTGTGGACCTTAACTCCATCAACTACGTCCGCATTGTGGATATCCCGGGCAGCGGGGACTTCAAGGACTCCCAGGGCAACCCCATCTATGATGGCTGGGTGACATGGGGTTCGGGCGGATTGGACCTGGAGGCGGTTGGCGTCATCAACATTGGTGTGGTTAGCGCACCAGAGGCTAACTTCACCGCCGATGTGACCTCCGGGACCGCACCGCTTACGGTACAGTTCAATGATGAGAGCACTGGTGTAATACTTGACTATGCCTGGGATTTCGATAACGATGGGATTGTGGACTCAACCTCACAGAACCCCTTGTTCACCTACGAGGCTGCCGGCACATACACCGTCAATCTGACGGTATCCAACACCGGCGGATCGAGCACCGAGACCAGGGCCGATTACATCGTCTCCGTCCTGCCGGACTCACCGGTAGCCGATTTCTCCGTTGATGTGACCAGCGGTTACGCTCCGCTGACCGTGCAGTTCACTGACCTTACCACCAACAGACCAGTCAGCTGGGCCTGGGACTTCGAGTCCGATGGCATAATCGACTCGTACGAGCAGAATCCCTCCTGGACATATAATGCCGCTGGTAACTATACAGTGACTCTGACTGCCGCTAACCTGGCGGCTTCGGATACTGTCACCAGGGTCAATCTTACCTCAGTGGAAAATTTGCCACCGATGGCTGATTTCTCAGCTGATACTGTGGCCACGTTAATAGGATGCAGCGTGCAGTTCACCGACCTGTCTACGAACTCTCCGACTTCCTGGCAGTGGGACTTCAACAATGACGGTACAATTGACAGTACGATGCAGAATCCGAGCTACACATATACGACCGCAGGAACATACACCGTCAATCTGACGGTGAGCAACCCTGCAGGAAGCGGTGACGAGGTCAAGAGCGACTACATCATCGTGAATGAGCAGGCCTCTCCGGCCAGTGATTTCACCTACACCAGTGACGGCAGCTCTATCACCATCACTAAATACATAGGTGCGGGTGGTATTGTCCTCATACCCGCGGAGATAGAGGGACTGCCTGTCACTACTATCGGCACCAGTGCGTTCCGAAGCTGCTCTGCTCTGACAACTGTAACCATCCCGGACAGCGTCACAACCATCGGCGCCAGCGCGTTCCAAGGTTGCTCCGCTCTGACAACAGTGAGCATCCCAGACAGCGTCACAACCATTGGTGATTATGCATTCATGAGCTGCTCTGCTCTAACAACTGTGAACATCCCGAACAGTGTTATCAGTATTGGCAAGTATGCGTTCTCTAGTTGTTCTGCTCTGACCACATTGGCCATTGGCAGCGGTGTCACAGCAATTAGCGACGGCGCGTTCTATAACTGTCCTTCTGTGACCACAGTGACAATCGGTAGCGGCGTAACTAACATCGGTGCCAGCGCATTCCAAGGTTGCTCCGCTCTGACAACAATGAGCATCCCGGACGGTGTCATCAACATCGGTACCAGCGCGTTCCGAAGCTGCTCTGCTCTGACAACTGTAACCATCCCGGACAGCGTCACCAGCATCGGTAGCTCTGCGTTCTGCGGCTGCTCCGGACTGACAATAGTTACCATCGGAGGCGGGGTTACAAGCATCGGAGGGGTTACGAGCAGTAGCAGTTTTGCGTTCTCTGATTGCTCTGCTCTGGCCGCGATCGATGTCGATGCCGACAACAGTGTGTACACTAGCATCGACGGAGTCTTGTACAGCAAAGACGTCACAACTTTGATACGATGTCCGTCAGGAAAGACCGGGTCTGTATCCATCCCGAACAGCGTCACTAGCATCGGCAGCTATGTGTTCCCAGACTGCTCCGGACTAACAACAGTGACCATCGGAAGTGGGGTTACGAACATAGACAATTCTGCGTTCTCTGGTTGCTCTGCTTTAACCGCGATCAATGTCGATGCCGATAACAGTGTGTATGCTAGCATCGACGGGGTCTTGTACAACAAGGACATCACAACGTTGATACAATGTCCGTCAGGAAAGACGGGTTCGGTCACCATCCCGGACAGCGTCACCAGCATTGGCGACAACGCGTTCTATGGCTGCACTGCCCTGAACTCTGTGACCATCCCGGACAGCGTCACCGAAATCGGCACCAGCGCATTCCAGGGCTGCATCTCCATTACCTCGGTGAACATAGGAAACAATGTCACCAGCATCGGCAACTATGCATTCTGCGACTGTATCGCCCTGACCTCTGTGACCATAGGAAATAATGTCATCAGCATCGGCAGCTATTCGTTCAAGGGCTGCGCTGCCCTGACCTCTGTGACCATCCCGGACAGCGTCACCGAAATCGGCACCAGCGCGTTCCAGGGCTGCATCTCCATTACCTCGGTGAACATCGGTAGCGGTGTCACCAGCATAGGTAATTCTGCGTTCCGCCAATGTTCTGCCCTGACAACTGTAACCATCCCGGACAGCGTCACAACCATCCTCGGCTATGCGTTCCAGGACTGCTTCAGACTGACAACTGTGACCATCGGAAGTGGGGTTACGAGCATAGACAATTCTGCGTTCTCTGGTTGCTCTGCTCTAACCGCGATCAATGTCGATACCGATAACAGTGTGTATGCTAGCATCGACGGGGTCTTGTACAACAAGGACATCACAACGTTGATACAATGTCCGTCAGGAAAGACGGGTTCGGTCACCATCCCGGACAGCGTTACCACCATCGGCGACAGTGCGTTCTATGGCTGCACCGCCCTGACCTCGGTCACCATCCCGGGCAGCGTCACCACCATCGGCAACAGTGTGTTCCGTGGCTGCACCGCCCTGACCTCTGTGACTATACCGGACAGCATCACCAGCATCACCAGCTATGCGTTCTACGGTTGCACCAACCTGACCTCTGTGACTATACCGAACAGCGTCACCACCATCGGCGACTATGCGTTCCGTGACTGTACCGCCCTGACTTCGGCCACTATCGGCAACGGCGTCACCAGCCTCGGCAGATATGTATTCCGTGAATGCACCGCCCTGACTTCGGTGGTGTTCATGGGCAATGCTCCGACTGTGTACAGCAACTGGGTGTATGGATGCACCAACCCGGTGGTGTACTACTACGAAGGCGCTACCGGCTTCACCACGCCGACGTGGAACGGCGTCGCCTGTTACCCGCTGACAGCGGCCCCGGTGGCGGACTTCGAGGCCGACGTGACATCAGGAATCGGACCTCTGATTGTGAATTTCACGGATCAGTCCACAGGTTCACCTACTGCCTGGGCATGGGACTTTGACAACGACGGAAACGTGGACTCAACTGAGCAGAACCCCTCGTATACATATACTTCAACCGGTACTTACACTGTCAACCTTACGGTTGCAAATGCAAACGGAACCGATTCCGAGGTAAAGACTGATTACATCACAGTATCCGAACCATCTACGCCTGCAGAACCGGTTGCTGCTTTCACTGCTGATGTAATTGCCGGAACTGCTCCTCTAACAGTTAACTTTACCGACCAGTCCTCAGGTACACCTACTGCCTGGGCATGGGACTTCGACAACGACGGAAACGTGGACTCAAGCGAACAGAACCCGAGCTACACTTATAATGCAGCAGGAAATTACACCGTAAATCTGACTGTAGAAAATGCCGTTGGCATGGACTTCGAGTTAAAAACGGATTACATAGAAGTTTCCGAAGCTTCCGGGTCAACTGTAACTCTCTATTTCGACCCGGAAAGTTCCTCAGTTTCAGAAAACGAATCTACTGAAATAAATCTCGTTGCAAGCAATTTCCCTGAAGGCCTTTCGGGCTACAACCTGACCATTGCTATCGACGACCCGGCTGTTGCCGAGATAGTTGATATAGAGTATCCCTCCTGGGCTCTTATTACTGAGAACTCTACCCTGCCTGGAACTTCTATCTACATGAAGACTGTTGACCTGGAAGATGCCGTTCAGGAAGGAGCAGCAGATGTTGTGCTTGCTACTCTCACGGTTTCCGGAAAGGAGAAAGGATCTGCGAACCTTTCGATAGGGGTTAAACGTCTGGAGGAAGATTCAGGAGAAACTATAGAACCAGAGTTTTTAACCGGAAAAATTAAGGTGACCCTTCTGTCTCCCCTGCCTGATCAGGAATATGCTCCTAAGGACCTTAACGGAGACGGACTCTATGAAGACCTCACCGGAAATGGAGAGTTCAGTTTCGTGGATATAGTGGCATACTTCCATAACATGGACTGGATAGAGGAAAACATGCCGGTGGAGTACTTCGACTTCAACGGGAACGGGAGGATAGACTTTGATGATGTTGTGGATATGTTTGCAATGATATGA